One Candidatus Methanoperedens sp. DNA window includes the following coding sequences:
- a CDS encoding phenylacetate--CoA ligase family protein translates to MFNKELFILAHQVADRNFYSIYKKLIRNQWKSYDELKEEQEKQLRHMINFAYKNVPYYHNLFKDLRLDPADIKKIEDLQKLPVLTKENIKSNWEDFQPVNLNRINYYEGVTGGSTGTPFKYRLSKPDRFLSGALLYRGWGYGGYELGDKMVFLAGSSLDIGTKSYLDKRVHEIARNIRKLSSFDMGEAQMRKYVKIINSFKPKFLRGYVSSLYFFANRIEKNNLEIDQPLLVFTTSEKLYPHMKEQIGKIFHCEVLDTYGLNDGGISAYECPDHAGLHIDTERGIMEIADPEGNQLETGEGKILATSLYNYSMPFIRYDTNDLGNLADDICSCGRGYKLLKEVAGRSVDFLLTPEGKNVNGWFFIYIFWKFCQGIKEYQIIQEKLDKIIIKIVIDEYFDEMQLNKILHEVRLKSERWNVEFKFVDKIDRTGAGKYKYVINEMRK, encoded by the coding sequence ATGTTTAATAAAGAATTATTCATATTAGCACATCAAGTTGCAGACAGGAATTTTTATTCGATCTATAAAAAATTGATCCGGAATCAATGGAAATCTTATGATGAGTTAAAAGAAGAACAAGAGAAGCAATTAAGGCATATGATCAATTTTGCTTATAAAAATGTTCCTTATTATCATAACCTCTTTAAAGATTTGAGATTGGACCCGGCAGATATAAAAAAAATAGAAGATTTGCAGAAACTTCCTGTACTTACAAAGGAAAATATAAAATCAAACTGGGAGGATTTCCAGCCTGTTAATTTGAACAGGATAAATTATTATGAGGGGGTTACAGGAGGTTCAACAGGTACGCCCTTTAAATACAGGTTAAGCAAGCCTGACAGGTTTCTCAGTGGTGCCCTGTTATACAGGGGATGGGGATATGGAGGTTATGAGCTCGGGGATAAGATGGTATTCCTGGCAGGCTCTTCGTTAGATATCGGGACAAAATCTTACCTGGACAAAAGAGTTCATGAAATTGCCAGGAATATCAGGAAACTCTCTTCCTTTGATATGGGAGAAGCACAAATGCGGAAATATGTTAAGATCATAAATTCATTCAAGCCAAAATTTTTGAGGGGATATGTATCTTCACTATACTTCTTTGCTAACCGGATTGAAAAAAATAACTTGGAAATAGATCAACCCTTGTTGGTATTCACAACCTCCGAGAAGCTGTATCCTCACATGAAGGAACAGATAGGGAAAATTTTTCATTGTGAGGTACTGGATACTTATGGATTGAATGATGGCGGCATCAGTGCTTATGAATGCCCGGATCATGCCGGATTGCATATTGATACTGAGAGGGGAATTATGGAAATTGCAGATCCGGAAGGAAATCAGTTAGAGACCGGCGAAGGGAAAATACTGGCAACCAGTCTTTATAATTATTCGATGCCTTTTATAAGATATGATACAAACGATTTAGGAAACCTTGCTGATGATATTTGCAGCTGCGGCCGGGGATATAAGCTATTAAAAGAGGTAGCTGGAAGGAGCGTGGATTTCCTGCTGACACCGGAAGGGAAGAATGTCAATGGATGGTTCTTTATATATATATTCTGGAAATTTTGCCAGGGAATAAAAGAATATCAAATCATCCAGGAAAAATTGGATAAAATCATTATTAAGATAGTTATAGATGAATATTTTGATGAAATGCAGTTAAATAAAATATTACATGAAGTAAGATTGAAAAGTGAAAGATGGAATGTGGAATTTAAATTTGTCGATAAAATCGATAGGACAGGGGCTGGTAAATATAAATATGTAATAAATGAGATGCGAAAATGA
- a CDS encoding DUF354 domain-containing protein, producing the protein MKFLLSIEHPSWAHQFKYIIRELEKKGHIVKVVAINKDRDLELLDIFNINYEIISNTSGKTIIDKGIIFIKTLIRIFQISKRFKPDIYIGRASPMMAINSFLFRKEHIIFEDTEHSTFCLFIAKLCTDVIITPDCFKNDLGKKQLRFDAYKEMFYLHPDYFTPDPMVLSELNLSPGDKFFILRFVAWDAHHDIGQSGLSVDAKRKAVEEFSKYGRVIISSESPLPCEFEKYRITISPEKIHDLLFFATLYLGEGGTMATESAILGTPSIYVSSLAGTMGNFIELEQRYGLMLSYRDQDKAIEKAIELIRKSDIKNEWKKKQEILMTDKIDPNEFMIRFIENYPESFHAIKNMKNMKRNKKDV; encoded by the coding sequence ATGAAATTTTTATTATCTATTGAACATCCTTCATGGGCACATCAATTCAAATATATTATCCGGGAACTTGAAAAGAAAGGTCATATTGTAAAGGTTGTTGCGATAAATAAAGACAGGGATCTGGAATTGCTGGATATTTTCAATATTAATTATGAAATTATTTCAAATACCTCGGGAAAAACCATAATTGATAAAGGGATAATTTTTATAAAGACATTAATCAGGATCTTTCAAATCAGCAAAAGATTCAAACCGGATATATATATTGGCAGGGCATCTCCGATGATGGCAATAAATAGTTTTTTATTTAGAAAAGAGCATATTATTTTTGAAGATACTGAACATTCCACATTTTGTCTATTTATAGCAAAGCTTTGTACAGATGTTATCATTACCCCGGATTGTTTTAAAAATGATCTTGGAAAAAAACAATTAAGATTTGATGCTTATAAAGAAATGTTTTATCTTCATCCTGATTATTTCACCCCTGATCCCATGGTATTGTCTGAATTAAATCTCTCACCAGGAGATAAATTCTTTATTTTACGTTTTGTTGCATGGGATGCACATCATGATATTGGACAAAGCGGGCTTTCAGTGGATGCAAAACGAAAAGCTGTGGAAGAATTCAGTAAATACGGGCGTGTGATTATTTCCTCTGAAAGTCCGTTGCCCTGCGAATTTGAGAAATATCGCATAACAATTTCTCCGGAGAAGATACATGATTTATTATTTTTTGCCACATTATATTTAGGCGAGGGAGGAACCATGGCGACTGAAAGCGCAATTCTGGGTACACCTTCAATATATGTTTCATCGCTTGCCGGGACAATGGGCAATTTCATTGAACTTGAACAAAGATATGGTTTGATGTTAAGTTACAGAGACCAGGATAAAGCAATCGAAAAAGCAATCGAGCTTATCAGAAAATCCGATATAAAAAATGAATGGAAAAAGAAACAGGAGATTTTAATGACAGATAAGATTGATCCAAATGAGTTCATGATCCGGTTTATAGAGAATTATCCTGAAAGTTTTCATGCAATTAAAAATATGAAAAATATGAAAAGGAATAAAAAAGATGTTTAA
- a CDS encoding glycosyltransferase codes for MLENNNHNNTRAIAIIFHAFNIEATIGSVVIKAHRYADRIIVIDGGSNDSTVEIAQLAGAEVYNYPAKNGRRGEFKNEFEIAMQKDAKIIVMMSSDEAPDIIPKIIEPIRNEGYDIVVNSKEKTNIPYSRLHVRLNKRDIEKKECIGLSTECLKNIVLRNLNGSTVKDIIYQAEKNNLKIKYIGQDDQSNFHQFKDYNIAVVVPAYNEELLIEETLKGIPDYVKRIYVIDDCSNDRTPEILKGIIDQRIVAVCHKTNKGVGAAIVTGYKLALEDGMDIVAVMAGDNQMDPDQLPRLIIPIIEGRADYTKGNRLISKDFRKGMSKWRFLGNAMLTIITKIGSGYWHIMDPQNGYTAISRQALEVLNLDDIFPYYGYCNDMLIKLNAFGVRVEDVVMPARYGCEKSKIKYISYIMKVAPMNFRGFLWRLKIKYVVLDFHPLVFFYIAGIVLVPSGVIFGFWISMQKWHQIPVSQNFPLLSAFITLMGIQFLLFAMLFDMQADKSRSGNIGILK; via the coding sequence ATGTTGGAAAATAATAACCATAACAATACCAGAGCAATAGCGATTATTTTTCATGCATTTAACATAGAAGCGACCATTGGCAGTGTAGTTATTAAAGCTCACAGGTATGCTGACCGTATCATCGTTATCGATGGTGGCAGCAATGATAGTACGGTAGAAATAGCACAGCTTGCTGGCGCTGAAGTTTATAACTATCCTGCGAAAAATGGCCGGAGGGGAGAATTTAAGAATGAGTTTGAAATTGCCATGCAGAAGGACGCAAAAATAATAGTCATGATGAGTTCTGATGAAGCACCTGATATTATACCAAAGATTATCGAGCCAATCAGGAATGAAGGTTATGATATTGTTGTAAATTCAAAAGAAAAAACCAATATCCCATACTCGCGGCTACATGTCCGTTTAAATAAAAGAGATATTGAAAAGAAAGAATGTATTGGTTTATCGACTGAATGTTTGAAAAATATTGTTTTGAGAAATTTAAATGGATCAACAGTAAAAGATATCATATATCAAGCAGAGAAAAATAATCTAAAAATAAAATATATTGGCCAGGATGATCAATCCAACTTTCATCAGTTCAAAGATTACAATATCGCCGTAGTTGTTCCTGCATATAATGAAGAACTTTTGATAGAGGAAACGCTAAAAGGTATACCGGATTATGTTAAAAGGATATATGTCATTGATGATTGCAGCAATGACAGGACCCCTGAAATTTTAAAGGGCATCATTGATCAAAGGATAGTTGCCGTATGTCACAAGACTAATAAAGGAGTAGGCGCAGCAATAGTAACAGGGTATAAACTGGCTCTTGAAGATGGAATGGATATTGTTGCTGTAATGGCGGGAGATAACCAGATGGATCCTGATCAGCTCCCCCGCCTGATTATCCCTATAATTGAAGGAAGGGCGGATTATACCAAAGGGAACAGGCTGATAAGCAAAGATTTCCGTAAGGGAATGAGCAAATGGAGATTCCTGGGGAATGCAATGCTTACTATAATCACAAAGATAGGCAGCGGATACTGGCATATAATGGATCCGCAAAATGGATACACAGCTATATCCAGGCAGGCGCTTGAAGTGCTGAATCTGGATGATATTTTTCCATATTACGGCTATTGTAATGATATGCTTATAAAACTGAATGCCTTTGGCGTCAGGGTTGAAGATGTTGTGATGCCAGCCCGTTATGGTTGTGAGAAATCAAAGATCAAATATATCAGTTATATTATGAAGGTCGCTCCAATGAATTTCAGGGGATTTTTATGGAGACTGAAAATAAAGTATGTTGTGCTTGATTTCCATCCGCTTGTCTTTTTTTATATAGCAGGAATAGTGCTTGTGCCTTCAGGAGTAATTTTTGGCTTCTGGATATCCATGCAGAAATGGCATCAAATCCCTGTTTCTCAAAACTTCCCGCTACTTTCGGCTTTTATAACACTTATGGGAATCCAGTTCCTTTTATTTGCGATGCTCTTTGACATGCAGGCTGATAAAAGCAGGAGCGGAAATATCGGGATTTTGAAATAA
- a CDS encoding CPBP family intramembrane metalloprotease: protein MNKYKLKKYEITSILLIILAEILFFSGQRLLTIAVHSFNSILILILLISKKKHQVIQSLSLVSLLRILNLSLPVFVSFTIYWLAALYLIMFIPIILLIKKQGLSNSHIGLTYKNLYLLPVSILLGIGLALFEYNILVPDPLIPEPDLLNLFILAIIMIFFSALCEEILFRSLLQQSIEKNSGPMAGLLIAGVISGFMSSGYSSYYEILFAFSAGLILGFSFQKTRSLPFVVMAHGVNNILLFGILPFVI from the coding sequence ATGAATAAATATAAATTAAAAAAATATGAGATCACATCCATACTTTTAATCATATTAGCAGAAATCTTATTTTTCTCAGGACAAAGACTTCTCACCATAGCAGTGCACTCATTTAATAGTATTCTAATATTAATATTATTAATTTCAAAAAAGAAACATCAGGTTATTCAATCGCTTTCCCTGGTTTCACTTCTTCGCATCCTTAATTTATCATTGCCTGTCTTTGTTTCCTTCACTATTTACTGGCTTGCAGCTTTGTATTTAATAATGTTTATTCCTATAATTCTATTAATAAAAAAACAGGGATTAAGCAATAGTCATATCGGATTAACGTACAAAAATCTTTATTTATTGCCAGTTTCCATTCTCCTGGGAATCGGACTGGCCTTATTCGAATATAATATTCTTGTCCCGGATCCTCTGATCCCGGAACCAGATTTACTTAATTTATTTATACTGGCCATTATAATGATTTTTTTCTCAGCCCTTTGTGAAGAAATTTTATTCAGGTCCCTTCTCCAGCAAAGCATAGAAAAAAATTCAGGACCAATGGCCGGATTACTCATAGCAGGTGTTATATCCGGTTTCATGAGTTCGGGATATTCCAGTTATTATGAGATCCTTTTTGCATTTTCTGCGGGTTTAATACTGGGATTTAGCTTTCAAAAAACAAGAAGTCTTCCATTCGTTGTAATGGCGCATGGAGTAAATAATATATTATTATTCGGTATATTGCCTTTTGTTATATAA
- a CDS encoding site-2 protease family protein, whose protein sequence is MNNLENASMTEQELREKINQVFSIYDIQHADGNIYFFGTPKEDIKIIFQKLWPLFSEKGFQFTIKYELGEHILVVSPFSPAKERLWINYVLAIATIFMTMIEGSYLFGANPLTSSADILKGLPFTIAIMAVLGAHEAGHYLVAKKHGMQTSLPYFIPFPNPIGTIGAVIRHRGPIPSRKALFDVGISGPIIGLIVSIIVTAIGLLQPPIVQTAQHLQIELGTPLLFELVNRIIPAGDGSIIHYPIAFAGWVGMLVTALNLIPAGQLDGGHVLRAMIGEKAKKASRIIPFILISLGFYITIILNSNGFIWVLWGIFLSFFTAAGHPKPLNDDIPLGKGRMALGVITFFLGLLCFTLVPFQMG, encoded by the coding sequence ATGAATAATCTTGAAAATGCATCTATGACAGAACAGGAGCTTAGAGAGAAAATAAACCAGGTTTTTTCTATCTATGATATCCAGCATGCAGATGGTAATATTTATTTTTTTGGCACCCCAAAGGAAGATATAAAGATCATCTTCCAGAAGCTATGGCCGCTATTTTCTGAAAAAGGTTTCCAGTTCACAATAAAATACGAACTTGGCGAACACATTCTCGTAGTATCACCATTCTCGCCTGCAAAAGAGCGCCTCTGGATAAATTATGTTCTTGCAATTGCTACCATTTTCATGACTATGATTGAAGGTTCTTATCTTTTTGGCGCAAATCCGCTCACATCCTCTGCCGATATACTGAAAGGATTGCCGTTTACTATCGCTATCATGGCTGTGCTTGGAGCACATGAGGCAGGCCATTATTTAGTAGCGAAAAAGCATGGTATGCAAACGTCATTACCGTATTTTATACCGTTCCCTAACCCGATAGGCACGATTGGGGCCGTGATCAGACACCGTGGACCCATACCCAGCCGGAAAGCCCTGTTTGATGTAGGTATTTCAGGCCCTATTATCGGGCTTATTGTATCTATAATCGTAACAGCAATCGGACTTCTCCAGCCCCCGATAGTACAAACGGCCCAGCATTTACAGATAGAACTTGGCACTCCTTTACTATTTGAACTGGTAAACCGCATTATACCTGCAGGAGATGGAAGTATAATCCACTACCCGATAGCGTTTGCAGGCTGGGTCGGGATGCTTGTAACAGCTCTTAACCTGATCCCGGCAGGACAACTTGATGGTGGTCATGTTCTTCGCGCAATGATTGGTGAAAAAGCAAAAAAAGCATCCAGAATAATTCCATTTATCCTTATTTCTCTTGGTTTCTATATCACAATTATTCTGAACAGCAATGGTTTTATATGGGTATTATGGGGTATCTTCCTTTCGTTTTTTACAGCAGCCGGGCATCCCAAGCCCCTGAATGATGATATACCGCTCGGGAAAGGAAGAATGGCATTGGGGGTAATAACTTTTTTCCTGGGCTTGCTGTGTTTTACCCTGGTGCCTTTCCAGATGGGGTAA
- a CDS encoding Zn-ribbon domain-containing OB-fold protein, translating to MSVPRFWRRLKNLYNLIGTHCEKCGRFFYPPRNMCPKCRRNGIVSPFKFKGSGVVVTYTIVHTSAKDYSKLTPYILAIIKLDEGPSLTSQVICDHSQICIGMRVRSAFRKLGEESDKGMIYYGTKFVPMEEKA from the coding sequence ATGTCAGTCCCAAGATTTTGGAGAAGACTTAAGAATCTTTATAATCTCATAGGAACACATTGTGAAAAATGCGGCAGGTTTTTCTATCCACCCAGGAACATGTGCCCCAAATGCAGAAGAAACGGTATTGTAAGTCCGTTCAAATTCAAAGGCTCAGGTGTTGTTGTAACATATACAATCGTACATACTTCAGCGAAAGATTATTCCAAGCTTACACCTTATATTCTTGCTATAATAAAACTGGATGAAGGTCCAAGCCTTACGTCCCAGGTAATATGTGATCATTCACAGATATGTATTGGCATGAGGGTCAGGTCAGCTTTCAGGAAGCTTGGTGAGGAAAGCGATAAAGGAATGATATATTACGGGACAAAATTTGTCCCGATGGAAGAAAAAGCCTGA